GTACGTGGTGCGAAAAGTCGCTGAACGGCTTCACTGGGACAATCTCGCGCCATACGATCTCCGACGAACGTGCGCTGAACTCTGCTATGTAAATGGCGGCGAATTAGAACAGATTCAGTTCTTCCTTGGTCACGTATCCCGCGCTGACCACCGAGCGGTACCTTGGCTGCAAGTGGAATCTGGAGAAGCCGGTCAACGATCGCTTTGGGTGTCTCTTCACTCGGGCGGCCGCGAGCTTACGTTGCTCGTGCGGCCGCGACCTGTTCGGCTGCCCATGAAGTAAATTAATGTCTCTTCATTTTCCTAGTCAACAGCAGATGGTTCCTATCCTTATGAGACTCGTGTAGCAAGAAGAGTGTCACGACTTCAAATACCCAAGCTCAAATGCTTTTAATACCGCTCTGGTCCGATCTCTAACACAGAGCTTTTCGAGTATGTTTGAGACGTGATTTTTGACAGTTCCTTCTGCTACCCTAAGCGCGAAAGCGATCTCTGAGTTGCTGAATCCCCCCATAAGCAGTTGCAGGATCTCGATCTCGCGGTCGGTCAGTCGATCTTGTTTGGGGCGTGATGCGGTTGACTTCCGAGACTGCAAGGCTCGAAGCAGACGCTCTGTTAGAGCAGCTCCAAAGAATTTTTCACCACGAGCCACACTTCGTATTGCGTCGGCAAGACGCACCAGGCTTACATCTTTTAGAAGAAACCCCTTTGCACCAAGATGAAAGGCTTCCAGAACAATCTCGTCATCGTCAAAGGTTGTCAGGACGATGACGGGCATGGAAGGTCCTTGCGCCTCGAGATGGCGAAGCACATCAATACCGTCCATCTTCGGCATGCGCATATCCAGCAGGACAACATCGGGCTGATGTTGCCTGAGGACGGAGATGGCATCGAACCCATTGTCGGCTTGTGCTACGACGCGGATATCTTCTGTAAGTAGTAGAAGGTTTTCGAGCCCTTCCCTTACGATGGTCTGATCTTCAATGAGCCCGACTCGAATCATCAGTTGCTCCTCAGGGGCATGAGTGCCCGGACGGAGAGACCGGGATGTTCTCCACTGGATACCTCCACGTCTCCACCGAACTCGCGGAAGCGTTCGCGCATCCCGCGTAGCCCAAGTCCAAACTCCGGAACGGACTCTAACGTGGTGCCATCGTCGTGAGCATGTACCTGGACTTTATCTCCGTCGAGCCGAAGATCAATCCAGACCTGGCTGGCAGTGGAGTGCTTGATGGTGTTTGTGATGATCTCCTGCACACAGCGGATGAGGACGTTCGCCTGCTCCGGATCATCAACGGTGAGGTTGCTGGGAGCGTGCAGATGGATCTTCAGGTCTGGGAGTGCGGCGGTAAGAGCTTCAAGTGCGCCGGCAAGGTTGACCCCGGAGGTTTCCCTTAACTGGCGGACGACGCTTCTGACATCGGCGAGAAGTCCCTGCGACACATCCTGCGTTTTCTTGATCAGGCTCCGGATGTCTTCATCTTTGCAGCGGTTGATTGCGATCTCCTGGTGGAGATACAGGGCCGTAAGCCGATGGCCGAGCGCG
Above is a genomic segment from Terriglobus tenax containing:
- a CDS encoding response regulator is translated as MIRVGLIEDQTIVREGLENLLLLTEDIRVVAQADNGFDAISVLRQHQPDVVLLDMRMPKMDGIDVLRHLEAQGPSMPVIVLTTFDDDEIVLEAFHLGAKGFLLKDVSLVRLADAIRSVARGEKFFGAALTERLLRALQSRKSTASRPKQDRLTDREIEILQLLMGGFSNSEIAFALRVAEGTVKNHVSNILEKLCVRDRTRAVLKAFELGYLKS
- a CDS encoding sensor histidine kinase, with amino-acid sequence MTLCAVCVAVVMYFAWLQPGSAIAVALIVISWQVALVLPARQATIWIVVQSIAHLWLNSSFSPNDFMNTLSHFTIFALDSFTAVIVMMAKKEVHLRTEQALVNAQLQATRELLAESSRSNERLRISRELHDALGHRLTALYLHQEIAINRCKDEDIRSLIKKTQDVSQGLLADVRSVVRQLRETSGVNLAGALEALTAALPDLKIHLHAPSNLTVDDPEQANVLIRCVQEIITNTIKHSTASQVWIDLRLDGDKVQVHAHDDGTTLESVPEFGLGLRGMRERFREFGGDVEVSSGEHPGLSVRALMPLRSN